A window of the Zeugodacus cucurbitae isolate PBARC_wt_2022May chromosome 4, idZeuCucr1.2, whole genome shotgun sequence genome harbors these coding sequences:
- the LOC105212889 gene encoding arginine kinase 1 isoform X1 has product MGGCASKDKKDTVVDGDAAAADKAGTAENVEDGATNTTADPSATTANGDAINNEGKLNIMVDAAVIAKLDEGFAKLAASDSKSLLKKYLTKEVFESLKNKKTPTFGSSLLDVIQSGLANHDSGVGIYAPDAEAYTVFSDLFDPIIEDYHGGFKKTDKHPPKDFGDVSTFGNLDPNNEFVISTRVRCGRSLEGYPFNPCLTEAQYKEMEEKVSSTLSGLEGELKGKFYPLTGMEKSVQQQLIDDHFLFKEGDRFLQAANACRYWPSGRGIYHNDNKTFLVWCNEEDHLRIISMQMGGDLGEVFRRLTNAVNEIEKRIPFSHDDRLGFLTFCPTNLGTTIRASVHIKLPKLAANLAKLEEVAGKYNLQVRGTRGEHTEAEGGIYDISNKRRMGLTEYQAVKEMYDGITELIKIEKSM; this is encoded by the exons ATGGGTGGTTGTGCTTCAAAAGATAAAAAGGACACAGTGGTCGACGGGGATGCGGCTGCCGCAGACAAGGCGGGCACCGCCGAAAATGTAGAGGACGGTGCAACTAACACAACTGCAGACCCTTCGGCCACTACTGCGAATGGCGACGCGATCAACAACGAAGG aaaattaaaCATCATGGTTGACGCTGCTGTTATTGCTAAATTGGATGAGGGTTTCGCCAAGTTGGCTGCCTCTGACTCCAAGTCATTGCTGAAGAAGTACTTGACCAAGGAAGTGTTCGAAAGCTTGAAGAACAAGAAGACCCCAACTTTCGGCTCATCCTTGTTGGATGTCATTCAATCTGGTTTGGCCAACCACGATTCTGGTGTTGGTATTTACGCTCCCGATGCTGAGGCCTACACCGTCTTCTCTGACTTGTTCGACCCCATCATTGAGGATTACCATGGTGGTTTCAAGAAGACCGATAAGCATCCACCAAAGGACTTTGGTGATGTAAGCACCTTTGGAAATTTGGACCCCAACAATGAATTCGTTATTTCCACCCGTGTTCGTTGCGGTCGCTCCCTTGAAGGCTACCCATTCAACCCATGTCTCACCGAGGCCCAGTACAAGGAAATGGAAGAGAAGGTTTCATCCACTTTGTCTGGTTTGGAGGGAGAGTTGAAGGGCAAATTCTACCCATTGACTGGCATGGAGAAATCAGTTCAACAACAATTGATTGATGATCACTTCTTGTTCAAGGAAGGTGATCGTTTCTTGCAAGCCGCCAACGCTTGCCGTTACTGGCCATCTGGACGTGGTATCTACCACAACGACAACAAGACTTTCCTGGTGTGGTGCAATGAGGAAGATCATTTGCGTATCATTTCCATGCAAATGGGTGGTGATTTGGGTGAAGTATTCCGTCGTCTAACAAACGCCGTGAATGAAATTGAGAAGCGTATTCCATTCAGCCATGATGATCGTTTGGGCTTCTTGACATTCTGCCCCACCAACTTGGGTACCACCATCCGTGCGTCCGTGCACATTAAATTGCCAAAATTGGCTGCCAATCTAGCTAAATTGGAAGAAGTTGCCGGCAAATACAACTTGCAAGTGCGCGGTACTCGTGGTGAACACACTGAAGCTGAGGGTGGCATCTATGATATCTCCAACAAACGCCGCATGGGTCTGACCGAATACCAGGCCGTCAAGGAAATGTACGATGGCATCACTGAACTCATCAAGATCGAAAAGAGCATGTAA
- the LOC105212889 gene encoding arginine kinase 1 isoform X2, which translates to MRLLLNLRPLILRGAHVEQVSHACYTSWCKKLNIMVDAAVIAKLDEGFAKLAASDSKSLLKKYLTKEVFESLKNKKTPTFGSSLLDVIQSGLANHDSGVGIYAPDAEAYTVFSDLFDPIIEDYHGGFKKTDKHPPKDFGDVSTFGNLDPNNEFVISTRVRCGRSLEGYPFNPCLTEAQYKEMEEKVSSTLSGLEGELKGKFYPLTGMEKSVQQQLIDDHFLFKEGDRFLQAANACRYWPSGRGIYHNDNKTFLVWCNEEDHLRIISMQMGGDLGEVFRRLTNAVNEIEKRIPFSHDDRLGFLTFCPTNLGTTIRASVHIKLPKLAANLAKLEEVAGKYNLQVRGTRGEHTEAEGGIYDISNKRRMGLTEYQAVKEMYDGITELIKIEKSM; encoded by the exons ATGCGCTTGCTACTCAATCTTCGACCCTTAATACTCCGAGGAGCGCATGTTGAGCAAGTTTCTCATGCCTGCTATACTAGTTGGTGCAA aaaattaaaCATCATGGTTGACGCTGCTGTTATTGCTAAATTGGATGAGGGTTTCGCCAAGTTGGCTGCCTCTGACTCCAAGTCATTGCTGAAGAAGTACTTGACCAAGGAAGTGTTCGAAAGCTTGAAGAACAAGAAGACCCCAACTTTCGGCTCATCCTTGTTGGATGTCATTCAATCTGGTTTGGCCAACCACGATTCTGGTGTTGGTATTTACGCTCCCGATGCTGAGGCCTACACCGTCTTCTCTGACTTGTTCGACCCCATCATTGAGGATTACCATGGTGGTTTCAAGAAGACCGATAAGCATCCACCAAAGGACTTTGGTGATGTAAGCACCTTTGGAAATTTGGACCCCAACAATGAATTCGTTATTTCCACCCGTGTTCGTTGCGGTCGCTCCCTTGAAGGCTACCCATTCAACCCATGTCTCACCGAGGCCCAGTACAAGGAAATGGAAGAGAAGGTTTCATCCACTTTGTCTGGTTTGGAGGGAGAGTTGAAGGGCAAATTCTACCCATTGACTGGCATGGAGAAATCAGTTCAACAACAATTGATTGATGATCACTTCTTGTTCAAGGAAGGTGATCGTTTCTTGCAAGCCGCCAACGCTTGCCGTTACTGGCCATCTGGACGTGGTATCTACCACAACGACAACAAGACTTTCCTGGTGTGGTGCAATGAGGAAGATCATTTGCGTATCATTTCCATGCAAATGGGTGGTGATTTGGGTGAAGTATTCCGTCGTCTAACAAACGCCGTGAATGAAATTGAGAAGCGTATTCCATTCAGCCATGATGATCGTTTGGGCTTCTTGACATTCTGCCCCACCAACTTGGGTACCACCATCCGTGCGTCCGTGCACATTAAATTGCCAAAATTGGCTGCCAATCTAGCTAAATTGGAAGAAGTTGCCGGCAAATACAACTTGCAAGTGCGCGGTACTCGTGGTGAACACACTGAAGCTGAGGGTGGCATCTATGATATCTCCAACAAACGCCGCATGGGTCTGACCGAATACCAGGCCGTCAAGGAAATGTACGATGGCATCACTGAACTCATCAAGATCGAAAAGAGCATGTAA
- the LOC105212874 gene encoding nucleolar and coiled-body phosphoprotein 1 isoform X2, producing the protein MATNEQLISALVLEYLKKRDKNLAKVFQQKTNAGVVGKGFPKLEQIIETYQQSNKKKVPVIKAVAGNSSDEDSSSDEEETTAPQAKKPNVGLTNGKAVASKAKAQESSSEDSSSEEETAPVAKKPEPKAKKDESSSEDSSEDEKPAPKNNVNKSVPQKAKESSSSEDSSDDEPQVKAPAKPVVANKVPQKQKQESSSEDSDSEEETKPSKAPVTKQVVKKDDTEDSSEDSDSDEEEANPAQKPAPAKVAPVQKKADSDSSSEESEEDEKPTKVAPAKTNAAVKAASSSDSDSDSEDEKPNVAAAKKPVVKTATVAKKADSSSEEDSSEEEAKPAAKKVAAKKESSSDDSSSDEETPAVLPAVKKSAAPVKTKKDSSSEDSSSEDEEPPAKKAAPAKAVAPPKKKDSSSEDSSSDDEPPAKKQAVGAVKAVAVSKKAESSSDDSDSDDSENEKAKPKPKVVAPAKAQKKDESSSDDDDDDDDDDDEEETVQETPKPKVGEKRKFDDSAAGKNQPKNNYSNFVKSGEGKSQQKGFASTPNFNEQRKSNGEVRKNTPFRRVREEEVEIDARVKDMSFEAKRNASGSWGERANKDLKYTRGKSFKHEKTKKKRGSYRGGQIDMGVNSIKFE; encoded by the exons ATGGCTACAAATGAGCAATTAATATCAGCACTCGTGCTAGAGTATTTAAAGAAAAGAGATAAGAATTTGGCTAAAGTATTTCAACAGAAAACAAATGcg GGTGTCGTCGGTAAAGGCTTTCCTAAGTTGGAACAAATTATAGAAACCTACCAACAAAGTAATAAGAAGAAGGTACCTGTGATCAAAGCAGTTGCAGGTAATTCTAGTGATGAGGATAGTTCTTCAGACGAAGAGGAAACAACAGCACCACAGGCTAAAAAACCTAATGTAGGTTTAACCAATGGTAAGGCTGTTGCATCGAAAGCTAAGGCTCAAGAATCCAGCTCCGAAGACAGTAGTTCCGAAGAGGAAACTGCACCGGTTGCTAAAAAACCAGAACCCAAAGCTAAGAAAGATGAATCTTCAAGCGAAGATAGTTCTGAAGATGAGAAACCCGCaccaaaaaataatgtaaacaagtCTGTGCCACAAAAAGCGAAAGAG AGCTCTTCTAGCGAAGATAGTTCTGATGACGAACCACAAGTAAAAGCACCTGCCAAACCTGTTGTTGCAAACAAAGTGCCACAGAAACAAAAGCAGGAGTCAAGCAGTGAAGACTCTGATAGTGAAGAAGAAACTAAACCATCAAAAGCTCCAGTGACTAAACAAGTGGTAAAGAAAGATGATACTGAAGACAGTTCCGAAGATAGTGACAGTGATGAAGAAGAGGCAAACCCCGCACAGAAACCGGCACCGGCCAAAGTTGCTCCCGTACAGAAAAAAGCCGATTCCGACAGCTCCTCTGAAGAAAGTGAAGAAGATGAAAAACCCACCAAGGTTGCCCCAGCTAAAACCAACGCAGCTGTAAAAGCAGCAAGTTCTTCGGATTCAGATTCTGACAGTGAAGACGAAAAACCCAATGTAGCCGCTGCAAAGAAACCCGTAGTTAAAACAGCTACTGTTGCAAAGAAAGCTGACTCATCTAGTGAGGAAGACAGCTCAGAAGAAGAGGCAAAACCAGCGGCCAAAAAGGTAGCAGCAAAGAAGGAATCCAGTTCTGATGACAGCTCTAGTGATGAAGAAACTCCCGCAGTATTACCAGCTGTGAAAAAGAGTGCAGCCCCTGTCAAAACCAAGAAAGATTCAAGTTCCGAAGACAGCTCATCCGAGGATGAAGAGCCTCCGGCTAAGAAAGCAGCACCCGCTAAAGCTGTTGCACCACCAAAAAAGAAAGATTCCAGCTCTGAGGATTCATCCTCTGATGATGAACCACCAGCAAAGAAGCAAGCCGTAGGAGCTGTTAAGGCCGTTGCTGTAAGCAAGAAAGCTGAATCCTCAAGTGATGACAGTGATTCAGATGACAGCGAAAATGAAAAGGCTAAACCTAAGCCCAAAGTTGTGGCACCAGCAAAGGCACAAAAGAAAGACGAAAGCAGCTCagatgatgacgatgacgatgatgatgatgatgacgaagaGGAGACAGTCCAAGAAACGCCCAAACCAAAAGTTGGAGAAAAGCGAAAATTCGACGACTCTGCTGCTGGAAAAAATCAACCTAAAAATAATTAcagtaattttgtaaaaagtgGCGAAGGCAAG tcACAGCAAAAAGGGTTTGCATCCACACCAAATTTTAATGAGCAAAGAAAATCAAATGGTGAAGTGAGGAAAAATACGCCCTTTAGAAGAGTGCGTGAAGAGGAGGTAGAAATAGATGCACGTGTAAAAGATATGTCATTCGAAGCCAAG AGAAATGCATCAGGTTCGTGGGGTGAACGAGCGAACAAAGATTTGAAATATACACGTGGAAAGTCATTTAAACATGAGAAAACAAAGAAGAAGCGTGGAAGCTATCGTGGGGGTCAAATTGACATGGGTGTTAactcaattaaatttgaataa
- the LOC105212874 gene encoding uncharacterized protein LOC105212874 isoform X1, with protein sequence MATNEQLISALVLEYLKKRDKNLAKVFQQKTNAGVVGKGFPKLEQIIETYQQSNKKKVPVIKAVAGNSSDEDSSSDEEETTAPQAKKPNVGLTNGKAVASKAKAQESSSEDSSSEEETAPVAKKPEPKAKKDESSSEDSSEDEKPAPKNNVNKSVPQKAKESSSSEDSSDDEPQVKAPAKPVVANKVPQKQKQESSSEDSDSEEETKPSKAPVTKQVVKKDDTEDSSEDSDSDEEEANPAQKPAPAKVAPVQKKADSDSSSEESEEDEKPTKVAPAKTNAAVKAASSSDSDSDSEDEKPNVAAAKKPVVKTATVAKKADSSSEEDSSEEEAKPAAKKVAAKKESSSDDSSSDEETPAVLPAVKKSAAPVKTKKDSSSEDSSSEDEEPPAKKAAPAKAVAPPKKKDSSSEDSSSDDEPPAKKQAVGAVKAVAVSKKAESSSDDSDSDDSENEKAKPKPKVVAPAKAQKKDESSSDDDDDDDDDDDEEETVQETPKPKVGEKRKFDDSAAGKNQPKNNYSNFVKSGEGKSEGGDFKFRRGGGGGFGGRGGGRGGRGGGAGGDGNDGFKKFGDRKSFGGFENGGGGRGGRGRGGFGGGDRGRGGFGGGDRGRGGFGGGERGRGGFGGGDRGRGGFGGRGRGSGRGNFGGANKPFNKSFDSSASHNKKITFDD encoded by the exons ATGGCTACAAATGAGCAATTAATATCAGCACTCGTGCTAGAGTATTTAAAGAAAAGAGATAAGAATTTGGCTAAAGTATTTCAACAGAAAACAAATGcg GGTGTCGTCGGTAAAGGCTTTCCTAAGTTGGAACAAATTATAGAAACCTACCAACAAAGTAATAAGAAGAAGGTACCTGTGATCAAAGCAGTTGCAGGTAATTCTAGTGATGAGGATAGTTCTTCAGACGAAGAGGAAACAACAGCACCACAGGCTAAAAAACCTAATGTAGGTTTAACCAATGGTAAGGCTGTTGCATCGAAAGCTAAGGCTCAAGAATCCAGCTCCGAAGACAGTAGTTCCGAAGAGGAAACTGCACCGGTTGCTAAAAAACCAGAACCCAAAGCTAAGAAAGATGAATCTTCAAGCGAAGATAGTTCTGAAGATGAGAAACCCGCaccaaaaaataatgtaaacaagtCTGTGCCACAAAAAGCGAAAGAG AGCTCTTCTAGCGAAGATAGTTCTGATGACGAACCACAAGTAAAAGCACCTGCCAAACCTGTTGTTGCAAACAAAGTGCCACAGAAACAAAAGCAGGAGTCAAGCAGTGAAGACTCTGATAGTGAAGAAGAAACTAAACCATCAAAAGCTCCAGTGACTAAACAAGTGGTAAAGAAAGATGATACTGAAGACAGTTCCGAAGATAGTGACAGTGATGAAGAAGAGGCAAACCCCGCACAGAAACCGGCACCGGCCAAAGTTGCTCCCGTACAGAAAAAAGCCGATTCCGACAGCTCCTCTGAAGAAAGTGAAGAAGATGAAAAACCCACCAAGGTTGCCCCAGCTAAAACCAACGCAGCTGTAAAAGCAGCAAGTTCTTCGGATTCAGATTCTGACAGTGAAGACGAAAAACCCAATGTAGCCGCTGCAAAGAAACCCGTAGTTAAAACAGCTACTGTTGCAAAGAAAGCTGACTCATCTAGTGAGGAAGACAGCTCAGAAGAAGAGGCAAAACCAGCGGCCAAAAAGGTAGCAGCAAAGAAGGAATCCAGTTCTGATGACAGCTCTAGTGATGAAGAAACTCCCGCAGTATTACCAGCTGTGAAAAAGAGTGCAGCCCCTGTCAAAACCAAGAAAGATTCAAGTTCCGAAGACAGCTCATCCGAGGATGAAGAGCCTCCGGCTAAGAAAGCAGCACCCGCTAAAGCTGTTGCACCACCAAAAAAGAAAGATTCCAGCTCTGAGGATTCATCCTCTGATGATGAACCACCAGCAAAGAAGCAAGCCGTAGGAGCTGTTAAGGCCGTTGCTGTAAGCAAGAAAGCTGAATCCTCAAGTGATGACAGTGATTCAGATGACAGCGAAAATGAAAAGGCTAAACCTAAGCCCAAAGTTGTGGCACCAGCAAAGGCACAAAAGAAAGACGAAAGCAGCTCagatgatgacgatgacgatgatgatgatgatgacgaagaGGAGACAGTCCAAGAAACGCCCAAACCAAAAGTTGGAGAAAAGCGAAAATTCGACGACTCTGCTGCTGGAAAAAATCAACCTAAAAATAATTAcagtaattttgtaaaaagtgGCGAAGGCAAG AGTGAAGGTGGAGACTTTAAATTTAGACgaggcggcggcggtggcttTGGTGGTCGTGGAGGCGGCAGAGGTGGAAGAGGTGGTGGTGCAGGTGGTGATGGAAATGACGGTTTCAAAAAGTTTGGAGATAGAAAATCATTTGGAGGTTTTGAAAATGGCGGTGGCGGTCGTGGTGGACGTGGTCGTGGCGGTTTTGGAGGTGGCGATCGTGGTCGTGGCGGTTTTGGTGGTGGTGATCGTGGTCGTGGTGGATTTGGAGGTGGTGAACGTGGTCGCGGTGGATTTGGTGGCGGTGATCGCGGCCGTGGTGGATTTGGTGGACGTGGTCGTGGTTCAGGACGTGGAAACTTTGGTGGAGCGAATAAACCCTTCAACAAATCATTCGATTCATCAGCGTCACATAATAAAAAGATCACATTCGACGATTAG
- the LOC105212870 gene encoding uncharacterized protein LOC105212870 isoform X1, producing MAYRCFWRSITNLKLAIVIVALTMQIASAALWSNFDNEKAEKCSGGAGLKYLSGDALIDSPDCLGPNNSPYPSAAVARTFSNWNGNSRRGRQSKFPSTLDPAITTSALLRAYDEVNNDLPANHRFGRSLSNAPVSQCRETPSRLCKTRYNTTAPMYGVSLTSGQPVTIVQKFPDLLQQVVFEVCESGECDVVRGECTQTYVPYLFLVIPLGPVTLTGQDYVLVESGCVCKPKYSTGAAQEPNMIP from the exons ATGGCATACCGGTGCTTTTGGAGAAGCATAACCAAT cTAAAATTGGCCATTGTTATAGTCGCTTTAACCATGCAAATTGCGAGTGCGGCACTTTGGTCAAATTTTGATAATGAAAAGGCGGAGAAATGTAGTGGAGGTGCGGGTTTGAAATATTTGTCCGGCGACGCGTTAATCGATTCACCCGATTGTCTAGGACCGAACAACTCACCGTATCCTAG TGCGGCTGTGGCACGAACCTTCTCGAATTGGAACGGTAACTCGAGGCGTGGACGTCAAAGTAAGTTCCCCTCAACTCTAGATCCTGCGATAACAACAAGTGCTCTGCTACGAGCGTATGATGAAGTCAATAATGATTTGCCTGCCAATCATCGTTTTG GTCGTTCATTGTCAAATGCTCCGGTCAGCCAATGCAGAGAAACACCATCTCGTCTGTGCAAAACTCGTTACAATACTACAGCGCCTATGTATGGAGTGAGTTTGACATCAGGACAGCCGGTTACCATTGTACAAAAGTTCCCTGATCTGTTACAGCAAGTTGTTTTCGAAGTTTGCGA ATCGGGTGAATGTGATGTTGTACGTGGTGAATGCACTCAGACATATGTGCCGTATCTGTTTCTGGTAATTCCATTGGGTCCCGTCACACTGACTGGTCAGGACTACGTGTTGGTTGAAAGCGGGTGTGTTTGCAAACCCAAATACTCAACGGGGGCCGCGCAGGAGCCAAATATGATACCTTAG
- the LOC105212870 gene encoding uncharacterized protein LOC105212870 isoform X2, with protein sequence MQIASAALWSNFDNEKAEKCSGGAGLKYLSGDALIDSPDCLGPNNSPYPSAAVARTFSNWNGNSRRGRQSKFPSTLDPAITTSALLRAYDEVNNDLPANHRFGRSLSNAPVSQCRETPSRLCKTRYNTTAPMYGVSLTSGQPVTIVQKFPDLLQQVVFEVCESGECDVVRGECTQTYVPYLFLVIPLGPVTLTGQDYVLVESGCVCKPKYSTGAAQEPNMIP encoded by the exons ATGCAAATTGCGAGTGCGGCACTTTGGTCAAATTTTGATAATGAAAAGGCGGAGAAATGTAGTGGAGGTGCGGGTTTGAAATATTTGTCCGGCGACGCGTTAATCGATTCACCCGATTGTCTAGGACCGAACAACTCACCGTATCCTAG TGCGGCTGTGGCACGAACCTTCTCGAATTGGAACGGTAACTCGAGGCGTGGACGTCAAAGTAAGTTCCCCTCAACTCTAGATCCTGCGATAACAACAAGTGCTCTGCTACGAGCGTATGATGAAGTCAATAATGATTTGCCTGCCAATCATCGTTTTG GTCGTTCATTGTCAAATGCTCCGGTCAGCCAATGCAGAGAAACACCATCTCGTCTGTGCAAAACTCGTTACAATACTACAGCGCCTATGTATGGAGTGAGTTTGACATCAGGACAGCCGGTTACCATTGTACAAAAGTTCCCTGATCTGTTACAGCAAGTTGTTTTCGAAGTTTGCGA ATCGGGTGAATGTGATGTTGTACGTGGTGAATGCACTCAGACATATGTGCCGTATCTGTTTCTGGTAATTCCATTGGGTCCCGTCACACTGACTGGTCAGGACTACGTGTTGGTTGAAAGCGGGTGTGTTTGCAAACCCAAATACTCAACGGGGGCCGCGCAGGAGCCAAATATGATACCTTAG